The DNA window CTATCCCACCACCGCCAAATATGCTGAAAAGCCCCGGGCCAACTGGCGCTGCAAGGAGTGCCACGGCTGGGACTATCGGGGCAAGGAGGGGGCTTATGCTTCAGGCAAGCATTTTTCCGGTATCAAGGGGATATCAGAGTTGGCGGGTGAGTCCCCGGAGCGGATCATCGGGATTTTGAAGGATGGCACCCACCAGTTGGATGGCAAGATGAGCGATGTTGATTTCCGGGATCTGGCCAACTTTGTCAGCGCGGGCCAGGTGGATATGGATCTCTATATCGACCGGGAGAGCAAAAAAGCCCACGGGGATGTGGAGCGGGGGGAAGCCTACTATCAGACGGTTTGCGCCAACTGCCACGGAGCGGACGGCACCAAGATCGAAAAGATGCCGGCCATGGGTAAGGTGGCCAACGGCAATCCCTGGGAAACCCTGCATAAAATCCTCAACGGTCAGCCTCTGGAAGAGATGCCGGCTTTAAGAGCCATGGGTCGGGAAATGCCTCTGGCCAGTGGGATGCGGGTGCCTGCGGACATTCTCGCCTACACCCAAACGCTACCCAGCAAAAAACCGGGAAAATAAAAAGAATCCGATCAGCTGACGGGGAGAGGTGGCCACTTTTCTGGCTGCTGGGACCGGTTGGTTG is part of the Magnetococcales bacterium genome and encodes:
- a CDS encoding c-type cytochrome; this translates as MLGRSVWFGVMAVFLGGMATGCSQKSPASSGLHYIDGSVGQVQASLARGGRLYDKWYKEIEAPAPKVSHSAYPTTAKYAEKPRANWRCKECHGWDYRGKEGAYASGKHFSGIKGISELAGESPERIIGILKDGTHQLDGKMSDVDFRDLANFVSAGQVDMDLYIDRESKKAHGDVERGEAYYQTVCANCHGADGTKIEKMPAMGKVANGNPWETLHKILNGQPLEEMPALRAMGREMPLASGMRVPADILAYTQTLPSKKPGK